The Enterococcus sp. 7F3_DIV0205 genome has a window encoding:
- a CDS encoding extracellular solute-binding protein: MKRNMKKLLTLGVTMTAAAFALAACGGGSSDKKASDGNENASIKLWVDVAFVDTYKPLVEQFEKEHKDWKVTIKPSESATAQENLKKDPSAAADVFMMPHDQLGQMVDAGIIYANTKYEDSVKENSTESAVEAATYDGKLYGYPYGVESQILYYNKEKLAEGDVKSWETLTAKGKLGANFGEAGANYIFTPLFMSNGDELYGKNGEDIKGTNFNNDKGVQVLKWIRAQKDNAGVVQSNADALSNLGNGKIDAFLSGPWSKLDVEKALGDKFAVAPYPTVDLGNGEVQQKAFLGVKLFGVNASTKSPVAAMALADFLTNKENQLTVFEKNGTVPANKEAQADGKVTSDKVAEAVMTMSDADHSVVMPKLPAMVSFWGPADAVINDTYNGKIAEDQYLPKLDKLVQDTSKSDK, from the coding sequence ATGAAAAGAAACATGAAAAAGCTTTTGACATTAGGGGTAACAATGACAGCGGCGGCATTTGCGCTTGCGGCTTGTGGCGGAGGTTCATCAGATAAAAAAGCTTCTGATGGAAATGAAAACGCTTCTATAAAGTTGTGGGTGGATGTAGCGTTTGTAGATACGTATAAACCGTTAGTGGAACAATTTGAAAAAGAACACAAAGATTGGAAAGTTACGATCAAGCCAAGTGAGTCTGCTACAGCCCAAGAAAATCTAAAAAAAGATCCTAGTGCCGCAGCAGATGTTTTCATGATGCCTCACGATCAGTTAGGTCAAATGGTGGATGCTGGAATTATTTATGCGAATACGAAATACGAAGATAGCGTTAAAGAAAATAGTACTGAAAGTGCTGTAGAAGCTGCAACTTATGATGGTAAATTATACGGTTACCCATATGGTGTTGAATCACAAATTTTATATTATAACAAAGAAAAGTTAGCTGAAGGCGATGTGAAGAGTTGGGAAACGTTGACGGCTAAAGGCAAATTAGGTGCGAACTTTGGAGAAGCTGGCGCAAACTATATTTTCACACCATTATTCATGTCAAATGGCGATGAATTATATGGTAAAAACGGTGAAGATATCAAAGGAACGAATTTTAACAATGATAAAGGTGTACAAGTCTTAAAATGGATTCGTGCTCAAAAAGATAACGCTGGTGTCGTTCAATCGAATGCGGATGCACTTTCTAACTTAGGCAATGGTAAAATCGATGCTTTCTTATCTGGTCCGTGGTCTAAACTAGATGTAGAAAAAGCGTTAGGTGATAAGTTTGCAGTAGCGCCATACCCAACAGTTGATTTAGGCAATGGCGAAGTACAGCAAAAAGCATTTTTAGGCGTGAAATTATTCGGAGTGAATGCTTCAACTAAAAGTCCAGTAGCAGCAATGGCTTTGGCTGATTTCTTAACAAATAAGGAAAATCAATTAACTGTTTTTGAAAAAAATGGAACAGTGCCAGCAAATAAAGAGGCACAAGCGGATGGTAAAGTGACATCTGATAAAGTAGCAGAAGCGGTCATGACAATGAGTGATGCTGATCATTCGGTTGTAATGCCAAAACTTCCAGCGATGGTTTCTTTCTGGGGACCAGCTGATGCGGTAATCAATGATACCTATAATGGCAAAATCGCTGAAGATCAATACTTACCAAAATTGGATAAATTAGTTCAAGATACTAGTAAATCCGATAAATAA
- a CDS encoding glycoside hydrolase family 13 protein yields the protein MNHLKTNKNWWQEAVVYQVYPRSFQDSNGDGIGDLTGIIQRLDYLKKLGISAIWLSPVYRSPNDDNGYDISDYEQIMAEFGTMADMEQLIHEAQQREIKIIMDLVVNHTSDEHPWFIESRSSKDNPYRDFYVWRKGLDGEKPNDLESTFLGSAWQFDEPTGEYYLHLFSQKQPDLNWENPDVRNAIYNMMNFWIDKGIGGFRMDVIDLVGKIPDQKITGNGPKLHDYLQEMNAKTFGGKDLLTVGETWGATPEIAKLYSDPKRNELSMVFQFEHVSLDEQPGKSKWDLRPLQIAELKKVFSKWQTELDDQGWNSLFWNNHDLPRIVSRWGNDSTYRIQSAKMLAILLHMLKGTPYIYQGEEIGMTNRVIQDITEVEDIESKNMYIDRISKGYTKTEILASINAKGRDNARTPMQWDNTENAGFTTGKPWLAVQDNYHEINVANALADKNSIFYTYQKLIELRKNYPLIIWGSFELLTNTPETVFAYYRHYQGETWLIVCNFSNQEQPFSLEKTTTKTIIANTEKEYFDLSDRILEPYEAFVVCLAR from the coding sequence ATGAATCATCTAAAAACAAACAAGAACTGGTGGCAGGAAGCCGTCGTGTATCAAGTTTATCCACGGAGCTTTCAAGATAGCAACGGCGACGGAATCGGTGACCTCACTGGAATCATCCAACGTTTGGACTACTTGAAAAAATTAGGAATCAGCGCCATTTGGCTTAGCCCGGTCTACCGTTCACCAAACGACGACAACGGCTATGATATTAGCGACTACGAACAAATTATGGCAGAATTCGGTACAATGGCTGATATGGAACAACTGATCCACGAAGCGCAACAAAGAGAGATAAAAATCATTATGGATCTCGTGGTCAATCACACTAGTGATGAACATCCATGGTTTATTGAATCTCGTTCATCTAAAGATAATCCTTATCGTGATTTCTACGTGTGGCGTAAAGGTCTTGACGGGGAAAAACCGAACGATTTGGAATCAACATTTCTAGGCTCTGCATGGCAATTCGATGAGCCTACTGGCGAATATTACCTGCATTTGTTCAGCCAAAAACAACCTGATTTGAATTGGGAAAATCCTGACGTGCGCAATGCAATTTACAATATGATGAACTTTTGGATCGACAAAGGAATCGGCGGGTTCCGAATGGACGTCATCGACCTTGTTGGGAAAATTCCAGATCAAAAAATCACTGGTAACGGACCGAAACTGCACGATTATCTCCAAGAAATGAATGCCAAAACTTTCGGCGGCAAAGACCTACTGACTGTCGGAGAAACTTGGGGCGCTACACCAGAAATCGCTAAATTATACTCTGATCCGAAAAGAAATGAACTTTCAATGGTCTTTCAATTTGAGCATGTCAGCTTAGATGAGCAACCAGGAAAAAGCAAATGGGATCTACGTCCTTTACAAATAGCCGAACTAAAAAAAGTCTTTTCAAAATGGCAAACTGAACTTGATGACCAAGGTTGGAATTCACTATTTTGGAATAATCACGACTTACCTCGCATTGTTTCAAGGTGGGGAAATGATAGTACCTACCGTATTCAAAGTGCTAAAATGCTCGCAATTTTACTGCATATGCTAAAAGGGACGCCATACATTTATCAAGGCGAAGAAATTGGGATGACCAATCGTGTGATTCAGGATATAACAGAAGTCGAAGATATCGAAAGTAAGAATATGTATATAGATCGAATCAGCAAAGGATACACTAAAACAGAAATCCTCGCGTCTATCAATGCGAAAGGGCGTGACAATGCACGCACCCCTATGCAATGGGATAACACTGAAAATGCTGGCTTCACAACAGGCAAACCTTGGTTAGCAGTTCAAGATAATTATCATGAAATCAACGTTGCCAATGCTCTTGCTGATAAAAATTCAATCTTCTATACGTATCAAAAACTGATTGAACTTCGCAAAAACTATCCTTTGATCATCTGGGGCAGCTTTGAGTTACTAACAAATACGCCAGAAACAGTATTTGCTTATTACCGTCATTATCAAGGCGAAACTTGGCTGATCGTTTGTAATTTTTCAAATCAAGAACAGCCATTTTCATTGGAGAAAACCACTACTAAAACAATTATCGCAAATACAGAAAAAGAGTACTTCGATCTTTCTGACAGAATCTTAGAACCGTACGAGGCGTTCGTAGTCTGTCTAGCCAGGTAA
- a CDS encoding DUF4260 domain-containing protein — MSNKTILQLENSALFLLALTFFIYLDYPILYFFLFLLSPDISMIGYLKNPALGATIYNLAHNLVFPIILIFIYLFTHIALLLPIAIVWSAHIFMDRTLGYGLKYSDEFKHTHIQNL, encoded by the coding sequence ATGAGCAACAAAACCATTTTACAACTAGAAAACAGCGCCCTCTTTCTTTTAGCCCTGACATTTTTTATCTATCTGGATTACCCCATTTTATATTTTTTTCTCTTTCTTTTATCACCTGATATTTCAATGATTGGCTATTTGAAAAATCCAGCTCTTGGCGCAACGATATACAATCTAGCCCATAATTTAGTTTTTCCGATAATACTGATTTTCATTTATCTCTTCACTCACATCGCGCTTTTATTGCCGATCGCCATCGTTTGGTCTGCACATATTTTCATGGATCGGACATTAGGATATGGTCTGAAATACTCAGATGAATTTAAACATACACATATTCAAAATCTGTAA
- a CDS encoding GyrI-like domain-containing protein, which yields MKFEWRKQEKNLYLPKINPVELTVPKQKFYTISGQGDPNGVQFGEETAALYGMSYGIRMMPKNGVTPDGYFEYTVYPLEGIWTLSDEAIADGRAFDKADLVYKIMIRQPDFVTEELALANMDQVNKKKPNPNNSNVKFETIEDGKCVQMLHLGSYDDEFKTFEVMDSYCEEHQLKRTTLAHKEIYLSDPRKVAPEKMKTVLRYFVE from the coding sequence ATGAAATTTGAATGGCGCAAACAAGAAAAAAATCTTTATTTACCCAAAATAAATCCAGTGGAACTGACCGTACCGAAGCAGAAATTTTATACGATATCAGGACAAGGAGACCCGAACGGTGTTCAATTTGGGGAAGAGACAGCGGCTTTATATGGAATGTCGTATGGGATTAGGATGATGCCTAAAAATGGTGTTACCCCCGATGGCTATTTTGAGTATACAGTTTATCCGCTGGAAGGGATTTGGACATTGTCAGATGAAGCAATAGCGGATGGTAGGGCGTTTGATAAGGCAGATTTGGTCTATAAAATAATGATTCGCCAGCCTGATTTCGTCACTGAAGAATTAGCATTAGCGAATATGGATCAGGTCAATAAAAAGAAACCCAATCCGAATAACTCCAATGTGAAGTTTGAAACGATTGAGGATGGGAAATGTGTACAAATGCTGCATCTAGGTTCTTATGATGATGAATTTAAAACATTTGAAGTGATGGATTCGTATTGCGAAGAACATCAGTTGAAGAGAACAACCTTAGCTCATAAAGAAATTTATCTTTCAGATCCTAGAAAAGTTGCACCAGAAAAAATGAAGACGGTATTGCGTTATTTTGTTGAATAG
- a CDS encoding glycoside hydrolase family 13 protein — MADLAVQTKQKKKTEKNSWWKEAVGYQIYPRSFKDSNHDGIGDLNGIRQKLPYLKELGIDFIWINPIYASPNVDNGYDISDYQAIHEDFGTMDDFQALLKEAHELGLKIIMDLVVNHTSDQHPWFIESKKSLDNPYRDYYHWADATNEVPPNNWQSFFGGSTWTYDETTEQSYFHVFAKEQPDLNWKNSNVRHEIYQMIRWWLDLGIDGFRIDAISHIQKEPWDFKITDNQWAPFMNVAGIELYLKELRAIFNEYNILTVGEASGVPHHEADAWTGDHGYFNMIFELEHCQRIGELGSQKGSIPHLKQSLNEWQTSLEHNGWNALYLENHDTPRSVSVYGDDSPEAAKALATVLLLLKGTPFIYQGQEVGMTNYPFRSIEEINAADTIHFYQTLLAQGKMTNEALKIAVNWSRDHGRTPFQWENASHGGFSTTEPWLKVNENYRIINAAQKEMENSSIFHHYQTLIRLKKQTDALIHGTFELLLPEHPTVFCYTRTTDTERWLILVQLDRKATSVSFPASWNYSEWEELLTTANINPLNQQMTLSDYEAHVYREKLV, encoded by the coding sequence ATGGCTGATTTAGCTGTTCAAACAAAACAAAAGAAGAAAACAGAAAAAAATAGTTGGTGGAAAGAGGCTGTGGGGTATCAGATTTATCCTCGCAGTTTTAAGGACAGTAATCACGATGGTATCGGCGATTTAAATGGTATCCGTCAAAAATTACCTTACTTAAAAGAACTAGGCATTGATTTCATTTGGATCAACCCTATCTATGCCTCTCCTAATGTAGACAACGGCTACGATATTTCTGATTATCAGGCTATTCATGAGGATTTCGGCACAATGGATGATTTTCAAGCTTTACTCAAAGAAGCCCATGAACTGGGGCTAAAAATCATCATGGATTTAGTCGTCAACCACACTAGCGATCAACATCCTTGGTTTATCGAATCAAAAAAATCATTAGATAATCCCTATCGCGACTATTACCATTGGGCTGACGCAACAAACGAAGTACCACCTAACAATTGGCAATCTTTTTTTGGCGGTTCTACTTGGACATACGATGAAACAACAGAGCAATCTTACTTTCATGTCTTCGCTAAGGAACAACCTGATCTTAATTGGAAAAACTCAAATGTCCGTCATGAAATTTATCAAATGATCCGTTGGTGGCTTGATCTTGGGATCGACGGTTTCCGCATTGATGCGATCAGTCACATCCAAAAAGAACCTTGGGATTTTAAAATTACAGATAATCAGTGGGCTCCATTTATGAATGTTGCTGGTATCGAACTATACCTAAAAGAATTAAGGGCTATTTTTAACGAATACAACATCCTGACTGTCGGTGAAGCGAGCGGCGTACCCCATCATGAAGCGGATGCATGGACGGGTGACCACGGTTATTTCAATATGATTTTCGAACTAGAGCATTGCCAGCGCATTGGTGAGTTAGGCAGCCAAAAAGGTTCTATCCCGCATTTAAAACAGTCTTTAAATGAGTGGCAAACAAGTCTTGAACATAACGGTTGGAATGCTCTCTATTTAGAAAACCACGACACCCCACGCAGCGTATCAGTTTATGGAGATGATTCACCTGAAGCTGCTAAAGCCTTGGCTACTGTCTTACTATTACTAAAAGGAACACCCTTTATTTATCAAGGTCAAGAAGTCGGAATGACTAATTATCCGTTTCGTTCGATAGAAGAAATCAACGCCGCTGATACGATCCATTTTTACCAAACACTATTAGCGCAAGGAAAGATGACCAACGAAGCTTTAAAAATCGCAGTAAATTGGTCCAGAGATCACGGGCGCACCCCTTTTCAATGGGAGAACGCCTCACACGGAGGTTTTTCAACAACTGAGCCTTGGTTGAAAGTCAATGAAAATTACCGAATTATCAATGCTGCACAGAAAGAGATGGAAAACAGTAGTATTTTCCATCATTATCAAACCTTGATTCGTTTGAAAAAACAAACAGATGCTCTTATTCACGGCACATTTGAATTACTTTTACCTGAACATCCAACCGTTTTTTGTTATACACGCACAACCGATACAGAACGTTGGCTTATTTTGGTTCAACTAGACCGAAAAGCAACATCCGTCTCCTTCCCTGCCTCTTGGAATTATTCTGAGTGGGAAGAACTACTAACTACTGCAAACATTAACCCATTAAACCAACAAATGACTCTTTCTGATTATGAAGCTCATGTTTATCGAGAAAAACTAGTTTAA
- a CDS encoding MerR family transcriptional regulator, producing the protein MNITAFAQQFNLSTDAVRFYEKAGLLQPKRQTNGYRIYTETDMYDLKIILALKELDFSIKEIHYLLELKRQLISIKCNNDSTEFLTNQIDYIKQKITFYETAYQLLLKLKTTIEHNNYAENQTELSILIDQLSYYGL; encoded by the coding sequence ATGAATATTACCGCATTTGCTCAACAATTTAATCTATCTACTGATGCAGTTCGCTTTTACGAAAAAGCTGGCTTACTTCAACCTAAAAGACAGACTAATGGTTATCGCATCTATACAGAAACGGACATGTACGATTTAAAAATCATCTTGGCCTTAAAAGAATTAGATTTTTCAATCAAAGAAATCCATTATTTACTCGAATTAAAAAGGCAGCTAATTTCTATCAAATGCAATAATGACTCCACTGAATTTTTAACCAACCAAATCGACTATATCAAACAAAAAATTACTTTTTATGAAACAGCTTATCAATTATTACTTAAATTAAAAACAACAATCGAACATAATAACTACGCAGAAAATCAAACTGAATTATCTATTTTGATCGATCAACTCTCTTACTACGGACTATAG
- a CDS encoding helix-turn-helix domain-containing protein, producing MKEILSSRSKRQLELMELLADNDWVTFTTASETLNAPVKTLKSDIIELETLLAPATIESSKKYGIRLATNFGFCKTSIYQKFIKNSVEFQLIEKIFLHNFSTIVDLADDLYTSVSTIKRIVLRVNQLLQIEGFTINLKKMQLVGDPHSICNFMQHYFYEKYGVAESLLTPAQLPILDQVGLQIVKQAVPNEPSYNLDFSLLNRLRFYTYTIINLLKHNSENQLHDLPEKEFSILNDTYACDEFYSQFHLPLSPVNLNTFFYLFFSDQYVDSLDTARELIKVDRNAFLKYQKIENLLQEIEKKMGCKCDNFDDIFMSLYNLDCQIHGRTYILHNKNKEFLTSIKNLYGHFPMELIHSLQAIFYSNPYKEYMIYEAISILFTRWPNLLDRLEYSTPTMKACLLFNSGKDYMNMLSERITYYLRGRFSCTPLQVTSLEELEKESSQYDCIITNIPEIYINNIPIIVIPLIPDAKSFDKLMLVYEDYFDKK from the coding sequence ATGAAAGAAATCCTCTCCTCACGATCCAAACGTCAGTTAGAGCTAATGGAACTATTGGCCGACAACGATTGGGTCACCTTTACCACCGCATCAGAAACATTAAATGCTCCTGTTAAAACATTAAAATCAGATATTATTGAACTGGAAACATTACTTGCTCCTGCTACGATCGAATCCTCAAAAAAATATGGCATTCGTCTTGCAACAAATTTTGGCTTCTGTAAAACAAGTATCTACCAGAAATTCATCAAAAATAGTGTTGAATTTCAACTGATCGAAAAGATTTTCTTACATAATTTTTCTACCATTGTTGATTTAGCAGACGATCTTTATACTAGCGTCTCAACAATCAAGCGGATTGTTCTCCGAGTTAATCAATTACTTCAAATTGAAGGTTTCACGATCAACTTGAAAAAAATGCAACTTGTTGGCGATCCACATAGCATTTGTAATTTTATGCAACATTATTTTTATGAGAAGTACGGTGTTGCCGAAAGTCTGTTGACTCCTGCTCAGTTGCCAATTTTAGATCAGGTTGGTCTCCAAATCGTGAAGCAAGCAGTTCCAAATGAGCCATCGTATAACTTAGACTTTTCTCTATTAAATCGCCTACGTTTTTACACTTACACAATTATCAACTTATTGAAACATAATAGTGAAAATCAACTTCACGATCTGCCAGAAAAAGAATTTTCAATTCTTAATGATACATATGCTTGTGATGAGTTTTATAGCCAATTCCATTTACCCTTATCTCCTGTCAATTTAAATACTTTTTTCTACTTATTTTTTAGTGATCAATATGTTGACTCACTTGATACTGCACGTGAACTGATTAAAGTTGATCGCAATGCTTTTCTAAAATATCAAAAAATCGAAAATCTCTTACAAGAAATCGAGAAAAAGATGGGCTGTAAATGTGATAATTTTGATGATATTTTTATGAGTCTCTACAATTTAGACTGTCAAATTCACGGAAGAACATATATTTTACACAATAAAAACAAAGAGTTTTTGACAAGTATCAAAAACTTATACGGTCATTTTCCAATGGAATTGATTCACTCTTTGCAAGCAATTTTTTATTCAAATCCATATAAAGAGTATATGATTTATGAAGCCATCTCTATATTGTTTACTAGATGGCCAAACTTACTAGACCGCTTAGAGTATTCCACACCAACGATGAAGGCGTGTCTTTTATTCAACTCAGGAAAAGACTATATGAATATGCTCTCAGAAAGAATCACTTACTATTTGCGTGGTCGTTTCTCTTGTACACCATTGCAAGTCACTTCATTAGAAGAACTTGAAAAAGAATCTTCTCAATATGATTGCATCATTACGAATATTCCTGAAATCTATATCAATAATATTCCAATCATTGTCATCCCTTTAATCCCTGATGCTAAAAGTTTTGATAAGTTGATGTTGGTTTATGAAGATTATTTTGATAAGAAATAA
- a CDS encoding glycoside hydrolase family 13 protein, protein MNTAAIHHQPESEFAYLYTSDKMHIRLRTGRGDIKSVELLNGDPYQLEHSEWFNVTVPMEKYLSTATHDYWTTETSAPFKRLSYAFKIEGMDGTILFYGDHGFFPYQESTLKTAANYFKLPYFHEADRFKAPQWVKETIWYQIFPERFANGDTANDPKGTLPWGSKEHPGRDDFFGGDLQGVLDHLDHLVDLGINGIYFCPLFQAASNHKYDTIDYFEIDSAFGDKELFKKVVEECHKRGIRVMLDAVFNHMGDFSPQWQDVIKNGEKSAYASWFHIHKFPVAYTPTDNFEFSEDITYDTFAFTPHMPKLNTANKEVQDYLLEIARYWITEFDIDAWRLDVANEVDHRFWRKFHDVCTEAKPDIYILGEIWHSSQAWLQGDEFHGVMNYAFTDAILSYFVYQTIPLSKLVSELNHQLMLYREQTNQIMFNVLDSHDTPRLLTIAQNNKALMKQVLAFTYLQKGVPCLYYGDEYAMDGAGDPDCRKCMIWDSNKQDLDMYTFVKSLIAFRKEHQPLLSEGKLRWQEIDEQTGIIDFAYEYEGTMIRSIFNTGQAPVYIEKEHVLFSTQMQSLDKNIIELAPYGFAVSVDTMERIEQNESSKNKQELVAGSRRVSSLSTELSR, encoded by the coding sequence ATGAATACTGCAGCAATCCACCACCAACCAGAAAGCGAATTCGCTTATCTATACACATCAGACAAGATGCACATCCGATTAAGAACAGGTAGAGGAGATATCAAGAGTGTTGAATTATTAAACGGCGATCCATACCAACTTGAGCATAGCGAATGGTTCAACGTAACCGTTCCAATGGAAAAATACTTATCTACTGCGACCCACGATTACTGGACGACGGAAACCTCTGCTCCTTTTAAGCGTCTAAGTTACGCATTCAAGATAGAAGGCATGGACGGAACTATTCTATTTTACGGTGACCACGGATTCTTTCCTTATCAAGAATCCACTTTAAAAACAGCGGCTAATTATTTTAAATTACCTTATTTCCACGAAGCAGACCGGTTTAAAGCGCCTCAATGGGTGAAAGAAACGATTTGGTACCAAATTTTCCCTGAGCGTTTTGCTAATGGGGATACAGCAAACGACCCCAAAGGGACTTTACCTTGGGGAAGCAAAGAACATCCTGGACGCGATGACTTTTTTGGCGGCGACTTGCAAGGAGTCTTAGATCATTTGGATCATTTGGTGGATCTTGGCATCAACGGTATTTACTTCTGCCCATTATTCCAAGCAGCCAGCAATCATAAATACGATACGATCGATTACTTTGAAATCGACTCTGCGTTTGGAGATAAAGAACTATTTAAAAAAGTGGTAGAAGAATGTCATAAGCGCGGGATTCGCGTCATGCTTGATGCTGTCTTCAATCATATGGGCGACTTCTCACCTCAGTGGCAAGATGTAATCAAAAACGGGGAAAAATCTGCTTATGCTAGTTGGTTCCATATTCATAAATTCCCAGTTGCTTACACACCAACCGACAATTTTGAATTCTCAGAGGATATTACCTATGATACGTTTGCCTTTACACCACATATGCCGAAATTAAATACAGCAAATAAAGAAGTGCAAGACTATTTATTGGAGATTGCTCGTTACTGGATCACAGAATTTGATATCGATGCATGGCGATTAGATGTGGCCAACGAAGTAGATCATCGCTTTTGGCGTAAATTCCATGATGTTTGTACAGAGGCCAAACCAGATATTTATATTTTAGGGGAAATTTGGCATTCTTCTCAAGCTTGGCTGCAAGGAGATGAATTTCACGGTGTCATGAATTACGCTTTTACAGACGCAATTCTTTCTTACTTTGTCTATCAAACGATTCCATTGAGCAAATTGGTTTCTGAACTAAATCACCAATTAATGCTTTATCGCGAGCAAACCAACCAAATCATGTTTAACGTACTAGATTCACACGATACACCACGTTTGTTGACGATCGCCCAAAATAACAAAGCGCTTATGAAGCAAGTTCTCGCATTTACTTACTTGCAAAAAGGCGTGCCGTGTCTTTATTATGGTGACGAATACGCCATGGATGGCGCTGGTGATCCAGATTGCCGTAAATGTATGATTTGGGACTCAAACAAACAAGATTTAGATATGTATACATTCGTCAAATCGTTGATTGCCTTTAGAAAAGAACATCAACCACTCCTATCAGAAGGCAAACTACGTTGGCAGGAAATCGACGAGCAAACAGGAATTATCGATTTTGCCTACGAATATGAAGGAACAATGATTCGCAGCATTTTTAACACTGGACAAGCACCTGTTTATATTGAAAAAGAACATGTTTTATTCTCTACACAAATGCAATCATTAGATAAAAATATCATTGAACTAGCGCCTTACGGATTTGCCGTATCAGTAGATACAATGGAAAGGATTGAGCAAAATGAATCATCTAAAAACAAACAAGAACTGGTGGCAGGAAGCCGTCGTGTATCAAGTTTATCCACGGAGCTTTCAAGATAG
- a CDS encoding lytic polysaccharide monooxygenase — translation MKKQLLGLALMSTIILGGAGLLHADEADAHGYVEKPAARGYQGSLDKNTIGWGPALEKYGMVITNPQSLEYDKGFPQAGPADGRIASAQGGKGQITDFVMDSTGANRWTKQDINTGLNTFTWKYTAPHSTTKWHYYMTKVGWNPEKPLARADFDFLGEVKHDGSAASNNKSHQIVVPENRSGYHVILAVWDVADTTNAFYNVIDVNVKGKGEIVPPVEEAPAKPTNVKTSEVTTSSLKLTWDKVANAKEYNVYRDGKKVATIGGTQFNDANLAENTTYSYQVEAVGTNGKISEKSAAVKATTQSSAVEDNQKPTAPTNVHSMETTENSVDLMWTKSTHFLGVKSYEVYRDGKKVATTEKTSFKDTGLKANTTYKYTVKAISVGGNVSETSAAFSVKTKEAPSGQSTWVADKVYNTGDKVLFDDLEYEAKWWTKGDRPDKADAWKLLSDKVMNWETSKAYSGGDKVTFQGKTYKAKWWTQGNQPGTSPVWELV, via the coding sequence ATGAAGAAACAGTTATTAGGACTAGCATTGATGTCAACAATTATTTTAGGCGGAGCAGGTTTGTTACATGCAGACGAAGCAGATGCCCATGGATATGTAGAAAAACCAGCGGCTCGTGGTTATCAAGGGTCACTAGATAAAAATACAATTGGTTGGGGACCAGCGTTAGAGAAATACGGAATGGTTATTACGAATCCACAATCTCTAGAATACGATAAAGGATTTCCACAAGCAGGACCAGCAGATGGTCGTATTGCTTCTGCCCAAGGTGGTAAAGGTCAAATTACTGATTTTGTAATGGACAGCACTGGTGCAAACCGTTGGACGAAACAAGATATTAATACTGGATTAAATACGTTCACTTGGAAATATACAGCACCTCACAGCACAACTAAATGGCACTACTATATGACAAAAGTTGGTTGGAATCCAGAAAAACCATTAGCAAGAGCTGATTTTGATTTTCTTGGTGAAGTGAAACATGATGGTTCAGCTGCTTCAAATAATAAATCACATCAAATCGTTGTTCCAGAAAATCGTTCAGGTTACCATGTGATTTTAGCAGTATGGGATGTAGCGGATACAACGAACGCATTTTATAACGTAATTGATGTAAATGTAAAAGGAAAAGGTGAAATCGTTCCTCCAGTTGAAGAAGCACCAGCTAAACCAACAAATGTAAAAACATCTGAAGTAACAACTTCTTCTCTTAAATTAACTTGGGATAAAGTGGCTAATGCAAAAGAATACAATGTTTACCGTGACGGTAAAAAAGTTGCTACAATTGGCGGCACTCAATTTAATGATGCAAACTTAGCAGAAAACACAACGTATTCTTATCAAGTAGAAGCAGTTGGAACAAACGGCAAAATCTCTGAAAAAAGTGCGGCAGTGAAGGCAACAACGCAATCATCAGCAGTGGAAGACAACCAAAAACCAACAGCACCAACAAATGTTCACTCAATGGAAACTACAGAAAACTCAGTAGATTTAATGTGGACAAAATCCACACATTTCTTAGGTGTTAAAAGCTATGAAGTTTACCGTGATGGTAAAAAAGTTGCTACAACAGAAAAAACAAGTTTCAAAGATACTGGTCTAAAAGCCAACACAACATACAAATACACAGTCAAAGCAATTAGCGTTGGCGGCAATGTATCTGAAACAAGTGCAGCATTTTCAGTGAAAACAAAAGAAGCGCCAAGCGGACAATCTACATGGGTTGCTGATAAAGTGTATAACACTGGGGATAAAGTTCTCTTTGATGACTTAGAATACGAAGCAAAATGGTGGACTAAAGGCGACCGTCCAGATAAAGCGGATGCTTGGAAATTGCTTTCAGATAAAGTGATGAACTGGGAAACAAGCAAAGCATATAGTGGCGGAGATAAAGTAACATTCCAAGGTAAAACATACAAAGCCAAATGGTGGACACAAGGAAACCAACCTGGAACTTCACCAGTATGGGAATTAGTTTAA